From a region of the Lactuca sativa cultivar Salinas chromosome 4, Lsat_Salinas_v11, whole genome shotgun sequence genome:
- the LOC111914583 gene encoding uncharacterized protein LOC111914583, translating to MEEVKKVVLNENCSAAMLNKLPKKKGDPGSLTLPCQFGNLATTHALADSGASVNLMPYSFFKKLDLPEPRPIRMVIHLANKTVTFPRGICEDLLVKVDKFVFPADFIILDMEADPQVPIILGRPFLNTASAIVYMRDSKLTLRVGEDSVTFGVDQAMKYARTSDDTTFSIDMLDELLE from the coding sequence atggaggaagtgaagaaggTGGTACTTAATGAGAATTGCTCAGCTGCCATGCTCAACAAACTACCAAAGAAGAAGGGTGACCCGGGAAGCTTGACtttaccttgccaatttggcaaTTTGGCTACCACTCATGCCTTGGCTGATTCAGGAGCAAGTGTGAATTTAATGCCTTATTCATTCTTCAAGAAGCTGGATCTCCCGGAACCAAGACCAATTCGTATGGTCATTCATTTAGCAAACAAGACAGTCACTTTCCCAAGAGGAATCTGTGAAGATTTATTGGTCAAAGTGGACAAGTTTGTATTTCCCGCTGATTTCATAATTCTAGACATGGAGGCGGATCCTCAAGTCccaatcatccttggaagaccCTTCCTCAACACGGCAAGTGCTATAGTATACATGAGGGACTCGAAGCTCACTTTGCGGGTAGGAGAAGATTCAGTCACGTTTGGGGTTGATCAAGCTATGAAGTATGCAAGGACCAGTGACGACACGACATTCTCAATTGACATGCTTGATGAATTATTGGAGTAA